The following nucleotide sequence is from Pseudomonas sp. RC10.
GATTACGTGGAGCGGCGACTGGGCGGGCCGGTGGTCAAGGTGCTGCTCGACAACTGCTATCACATGATCACCGTGGACCTCGAATACCGGCAGGTCATCGACCTGACCGCGTCGTTCATCGAAACCCGACTGCAAGGTGCTCCCCGCAAGGAAATCCCGGCACAGGAAGCCCTCGCGAATGACGAAATGATCACCCCCGACGACCATCCACAACTGGCCTGAACCATGATCAGCACCCACGCCTTTTCCAGCATCCGGTCCATTGATCGTGACGAATGGAATGACTGTTTTCCCGGTCAGCTGGAAGACTGGGATTTTTATCTGGCGGTCGAACAGGCGGGCGTCGAGCGCTTTCACTGGCGCTACCTGGCCGTGTTCGACGGGCCGCGCTTGCTGGGTGTCGCTCCGGCGTTTTACACCTGCTACAGCCTCGACACCACGATGCAAGGGGCCAGCAAACGCATGACCGAAAAGCTCAGGCGCCTGTGGCCGGGGGTGTTCGACTTGCAACTGTACGCGGTGGGTTCGCCCGTGGCCGAACGCTGCAATGCCGGGGTCGCGAGCCACGTGCCCGCAGCGCAGCGGCAGGCGGTGTTCGACCGTTTGCTGCAACGGGCGCGGCACGACGCCGACGGTCTGGGCATCGGCCTGCTCGCGGTGAAAGACGCGCCGCAACAGGACCATCTGTGGGCAAACACCTGCCGCAACGCCGGTCTGCAAGTGATGCCGAGCCTGCCCAGTGCGTTGTTGCCCGTCACCTACCCGTCGCTGGACGCCTACCTCGGCTCGTTGGGAAAATCCACGCGCAAGGACCTGCGTCGCACCCTGCGCGGACCGGCGCCGCAGATCGAATGGCGGCGGCAGATCGACGATGTATTGCCAGACATCATGCAGCTCTACGAAGCGACCCTGTTGCGCAGTGATCTACAATTCGAACGGCTCGGCCCGGCCTATTTCACCCGCATCCTCCAACAGCTCGGCGAGCGGGCGGTCTGCGTGTTGTACTGGGTCGATAACCGGCTGGTGGCGTTCAACCTGATGCTGCTGAACGAGCAACGCCTGATC
It contains:
- a CDS encoding GNAT family N-acetyltransferase, with protein sequence MISTHAFSSIRSIDRDEWNDCFPGQLEDWDFYLAVEQAGVERFHWRYLAVFDGPRLLGVAPAFYTCYSLDTTMQGASKRMTEKLRRLWPGVFDLQLYAVGSPVAERCNAGVASHVPAAQRQAVFDRLLQRARHDADGLGIGLLAVKDAPQQDHLWANTCRNAGLQVMPSLPSALLPVTYPSLDAYLGSLGKSTRKDLRRTLRGPAPQIEWRRQIDDVLPDIMQLYEATLLRSDLQFERLGPAYFTRILQQLGERAVCVLYWVDNRLVAFNLMLLNEQRLIDKIFAHDLEHTRDLNLYARSWLANVEYCIHNRIPVYEAGQAGYASKIRFGCRFEPNLLFFRHRNRLLNTVLKLIKRVISPDRTDPALAAAISDH